CGGGGCCAGGAGCCCGATGGTGTGATCGGTGTACCGCAGGACGAGCGTGAGGACGTCGGTGAGGGTGAAGCCGGCCTTCTCCAGCAGCCGGTCGTCGACGGCCTCGGCGGTGGTGCTGAGGGAGCGCAGAAAAGTCAGCGGGTGGTCGAGGTCGCCCGGGTGCACGCGCCAGCGCGCCCCGCCGACCGCGATTCGGACCTGGGCACGCGGGTCGTTCGGCTCCCGGTCGGTCATCACGCCGCGCCCGGGGGCGGCGTGAAGTGCCGCCTGCATCAGCGCGGGCAGGTCACCGGCCGTGGCCAGGGCTCCGGCCCGGCCTGGGCCACGCGCGACGCGGGTCCACAGCAGCAGCAGGTGATCGTGAAAGCGGGCACAGCCGGGGGAATCCAGCGCAGCACGGAGCAGCTCGAGCAGCGAGTCGGTGGAGAAGCCCGCGAGGGCCTGGTCGACGGTCTTCCACTGCACGTGCCGGTGCTGCGCGGAAGTGGGCGGCTTCACTGCCATCGTCGGTTCGTCTCCCCTGCCGGTTGCCTCGGGTCAGCCTGGCAGGGAAGCGGTGCTCCTCGCACGGGTTTGTCGGCTCGGGACGGGTGCCGACGGCTTCGGCGCCCTGGTTTGCGGAGTCCGCGTCCACAGGCATCGGGTTAACGTCTTGGCCGGGCCCAGCTGCGCACCGCAGGGCGACTCTCGGCACCGACCCGCGCTTGCGCAACCGGCGTCGGGAAGGCAGCTGACACGGCATCATCGTCGATGTGCCTGCAGGAGGAGCTCCGGCATGTTCCGATGCAGCACGGCGGAGTTCAGAACCACCAGCGAACCATCAGCTACCGCCGGCGAGGCCTCGCTGTCACCGGCAGGCCGCACCGGCACCACAGGGAGCTTCACCATGGACTTCCGGACCTGGCCGCGTCTGTATGTCGTCGATGTGGAGGGGAACGGGGCGACCCCACCGGATCTGGTGGAACTCGCGGCCGTTCCCGTGGTGGACGGCAGGCCGATGCTGGCCTCTGCGAGGTCCGTGCTCGTCCGCCCCGCGCACCCGATCACCCCCTTCGCAAGCCGCGTCCACGGCCTCACCGACCGGCATGTACAGAACTGCCCGTCCTGGGACGAGGTCGCGCCCCGTGTGCGCGCCGATCTCGACGGCGTCTGGATCGCCGCGCACAACGCGTCGGTGGACTACAACGTCCTGCTGAGGCACCTCCCCGGCTGGCGGCCAGCCGGTGTGCTCGACACCCTCCGGCTCGCCCGAGCAACCTATCCCGCGGCACCGCGGTACAGCCTGGACGCGCTTGTGGAGTTCGCGGGGCTGGACCTCGCCGCAATCCCCGGCCACCGCCACCGCGCGGGCTACGACGCCCACGCTGCCGCACTGCTGCTGCTCAACCTCGCCAGTTCCTATGCGACCTGGAACACGATGCTCGCCTCCGCGGTGCCCCCTGGAATGCCCGGCGCCCCGATGCCTGACCACCACGAGGAGCAGCTCTGGTGATCCCGCCCACGTCACCGTCACCGAAACGGGGAAGCCGGCTGAGAGGTGCATGGCGCCGCGGGTTCCGCGAACAGATCCAACGCCTCGGTGAAAGCGCATCAAGCAGCTCACCGCCGGTACCGAGCCGTACGCTGAGGCCTCGCGCGGCCAACACTTCACCCACTTCTGGAGCCTCTCCCGTGGACTACGACGATCCCCGCAGCGGTGCCTACGTCCGGTCGCACTACGGCGTGCCAGCCGACCCCGGCCGACGAATCGTGGCGACCGGCGCAGCGGGCACCATCGTGGGTTTCACCGGCCTCTTCCTCTTGGTCCTCCGTGACGGCGACGACCACTGGGTCAGGATCCACCCGACCTCGGGAGTGGAGTACCTGGACGAGGTCCGCGAGGTCACCTTCACTCTTTCGAGCGACCCGGCCGAGACCGCGGGTCTGGCCGACTGGCTGCGCCCGTACGGCTGGTACGTCGACCGGCCGGAGCAGGCCGGCCCCGGGTACGTGAGGATGCGGCCTGTCAGCGAGGATGAGCTGGAGGACGGGAGCCTCATCGTGCGGGCCGGTGCCACCATCCAGTGGGACGGCACCGTGAACCGGTACGACCCGCCGATGACGATTCCGGCGGAGGTCCGGGAAGGTCTGGCCGAACGTTTGGCGCTCCCGTTGCCGTAGTGCGCCGGGTGATGGCCGCGAGGGGACGGTGCCGCCGGAAGCGCTCGGTCCGGCAAAAGTCCTGGTCAAGCAGCATGAAGCATGGTCATGATGGGGGCTTCGACCGCTCGACGATGGGGATCTTCATGACTTTGCCCGTACTGACTGCCCACGCGCGTACGGACGCGCTGAACAAGGCCATGGCTGCCCGCCGCGAGCGCAGCGACGTCCTCGCCGCCCTGAAGAACGAGCAGCTTTCGCTGCGGGAGCTTCTGGAAAGGACGGACAGCGTCATCGGTAAGACGCCGGTGAAGCGCCTCCTGGAATCCCTGCCGGGTGTCGGCAAGGTCCGCGCCGACAAGCTCCTGGCTGAGCTGGAGATCTCCGAGAGCCGCCGCGTGAAGGGCCTCGGGCCGCGTCAGCGCGAGCGGCTGCTCGAGCGCTTTCCGTCGCAGCGCTAACGGTCAGGCTCCCCGAGGAGCTCGGCCGCGGCCCTCGGGAGGCACCCCAGTGCATCACCGGGGCTCGATCCACATCGGGCTGCTGGCCCTCGCCACGGCCGCGGCCTCAAGCCCAGAGCGAAGGCTCCCGTTATCTGGGGTCCCGAGATGGTCGCAGGCTTGTTGACTGAACTAACCTACGCGTTTTCACAGGTCAGGCACCATGTCTGTCAACTTCCCGGGGTGCCTGAGCCAAACGGTCCCGGGAGGGATCTGTCGAGCTTCGTGCTGCCCGAGATCGGCAAACTGTACGAGACTGGTGACCGGTGGGAGCCATACCAGCTTCTGACGCCGTCAGGGGGTGGTCATCTCGACGCATTCGGTTGGAGGAGGTGCGTCATGGCACACGAGGGTGGCCTTAGGTTGCATATGGAGCGCGTCCTACCCGCACCGTGCTCGGTCGTATTCCGATCCTTGACCGAACCGCAGGGCCTGGCCAGGTGGTGGGGCCCTGACGGATTTGCCATTCCGAGTGTGGAAAGCGACCTTCGGCCAGGAGGTAGCTACCGAATCGCTATGCAGCCCCCGGAAGGCAATCTGTTCTACCTGGCAGGGGAATTCCTTGAGGTCGCCCCTCCGGAGCGCTTGTCCTACACCTTCCGATGGGAGGATCCCGATCCAGAGGACCGGGAAACGGTGGTGACGCTGTCCCTCCGCGATGCCGGTGGTTCGTCGTCCGGGCTGGTCTTCACCCAGGGCGACTTTGCCACTGAGCGGCGTCGCGCTCTACACGAGGAAGGCTGGACCCAGAGCCTCAAGAAGTTGGAGGAGCTACTGCGGCTGCATCGACCTGAGAGCCGCGGGGAGGGGCGTTTGCCCTATTAGTTCAGAGAAGGCACGTGGAGGACTCTCACCGCGACTTCGACGGCGAACCGGCTCCGCCAGCTGGCGGAGCCGGCCGACCCACGACCGACATCAGGAGGCCCAGCTCCTGATCCAACCGGTGCTGGGCGAGGCCGTCAGTACTCGTCCCTGTTGTGGAAGACATCGTCCTTCGTGGGGTAGTCAGGCCAGATCTCTTCCATCGACTCGTAGGGGTCACCGTCATCCTCAAGTGCCTGCAGGTTCTCTATGACCTCTACCGGCGCCCCCGTTCGGGTGGCGTAGTCGACGAGTTCGTCCTTCGTCGCAGACCATGGGGCGTCATCCAGGTGGCTGGCCAGTTCCAGGGTCCAGTACATGCTGTCTCCGTTCGAGCGGTACGGCGGTCCAGCCAAACATAGCCGCAAATATGACGACAGATCAGTGCAGTGCCACCGGGGCACGGAGACACTGCCGGCTCCTGTCCGCAGCCCAGTACCTGGTAGTTCAGAGAAG
This region of Kitasatospora sp. NBC_00240 genomic DNA includes:
- a CDS encoding 3'-5' exonuclease; its protein translation is MFRCSTAEFRTTSEPSATAGEASLSPAGRTGTTGSFTMDFRTWPRLYVVDVEGNGATPPDLVELAAVPVVDGRPMLASARSVLVRPAHPITPFASRVHGLTDRHVQNCPSWDEVAPRVRADLDGVWIAAHNASVDYNVLLRHLPGWRPAGVLDTLRLARATYPAAPRYSLDALVEFAGLDLAAIPGHRHRAGYDAHAAALLLLNLASSYATWNTMLASAVPPGMPGAPMPDHHEEQLW
- the mihF gene encoding integration host factor, actinobacterial type; the protein is MTLPVLTAHARTDALNKAMAARRERSDVLAALKNEQLSLRELLERTDSVIGKTPVKRLLESLPGVGKVRADKLLAELEISESRRVKGLGPRQRERLLERFPSQR
- a CDS encoding SRPBCC domain-containing protein gives rise to the protein MERVLPAPCSVVFRSLTEPQGLARWWGPDGFAIPSVESDLRPGGSYRIAMQPPEGNLFYLAGEFLEVAPPERLSYTFRWEDPDPEDRETVVTLSLRDAGGSSSGLVFTQGDFATERRRALHEEGWTQSLKKLEELLRLHRPESRGEGRLPY
- a CDS encoding DUF2795 domain-containing protein, with amino-acid sequence MYWTLELASHLDDAPWSATKDELVDYATRTGAPVEVIENLQALEDDGDPYESMEEIWPDYPTKDDVFHNRDEY